The following are encoded in a window of Harmonia axyridis chromosome 7, icHarAxyr1.1, whole genome shotgun sequence genomic DNA:
- the LOC123685422 gene encoding polyphosphoinositide phosphatase isoform X2, whose protein sequence is MILAGNRNNTTSKGSPKIISAFGIAGFIRFLEGYYIVLITKRRKVAVVGMHTLYKIEDTNMIYIPHESIRVIHPEEPRYVKMFQSIDLASNFYFSYSYDLTHSLQHNLATPKQFIPNNVSNEDPKNTTVEQKNKFNISLDCNNGIESYGVRTRPFRKFVWNNHLLSLVEAELHPDWLLYIIHGFIGQSSINVFGRAIYVTLIARRSSRYAGTRFLKRGANFQGDVANEVETEQMVHDSGVSSLSDGHFTSFVQMRGSIPGHWKQEMGKMVAKPAITLDLPDPFAETAAIHFNELFKRYGSPIVVLNLVKQKERKPQESLLSEVLSNTIKYLNQFLSVENQIVYKTFDMARKNKGTANVMKYLADIATNAVMKTGIFHNQPKYYSQKPNTIVGQHKEDDYVSLQTGIIRTNCVDCLDRTNTAQFAIGKCVLGYQLCALGILDSPKLEFDTDCVRMLECLYEDHGDTLALQYGGSQLVHRIKTYRKTAPWTSQGNDIMQTLSRYYSNTFSDAEKQNTINIFLGIFVPDENKPQIWEYQNDYYFHHKPNVYTDKSLSQWWDKDVVDCLPYSYNDSTKSCYEIIQVHSKDVEMIDAYVDYHRPNELSVLSEVFAFQISHSFKDFMPNFTTDYSPFSIRIRPVRKRDDISSKGNMIKNPSVSGQSSTSSAASSTSSSEEDSAADDDCFHESSMTGSKTSDSQPLTFKSLFPTMKEVYGTELSSPKEEDLLAYKRYVLIGKKANGTVVKNFTPVSFNLRPCKPSEESSRSVAVPTVKKQSIEIYERYIATALNGGFTPSNSDLEIYKKYTLYK, encoded by the exons ATGATTCTAgcaggaaacagaaataatactACCAGTAAAGGTTcaccaaaaataatttcagcCTTTGGAATAGCAG GTTTTATCAGATTTTTAGAAGGCTATTACATCGTTTTGATTACAAAACGAAGGAAAGTAGCTGTTGTAGGGATGCATACTTTGTATAAAATAGAAGATACTAACATGATATACATTCCTCATGAATCAATTAGAGTCATACATCCAGAAGAACCAAGATATGTTAAAATGTTTCAGAGCATTGATCTTGCTAGTAATTTCTATTTTAG ttatagttatgatctaacGCACAGCCTTCAACATAACCTTGCAACACCAAAACAGTTTATACCTAACAATGTTTCCAACGAAGATCCTAAAAATACTACCGTGGAacagaaaaacaaatttaataTATCTTTAGATTGTAATAACGGTATAGAAAGCTACGGTGTTCGTACAAGacctttcagaaaatttgtatGGAACAATCATCTTTTGAGTTTAGTGGAAGCTGAGCTTCATCCCGATTGGCTTCTCTATATTATACATGGTTTCATTGGCCAATCATCAATCAATGTATTTGGAAGAGCTATATATGTGACTTTAATAGCTCGCAGATCATCCAGATACGCCGGAACGAGATTCTTAAAGAGGGGTGCAAATTTCCAAGGAGATGTTGCAAATGAAGTCGAGACAGAGCAGATGGTCCACGATTCGGGAGTCTCTTCTTTGTCAGATGGTCACTTCACTTCTTTTGTGCAGATGAGAGGTTCAATTCCAG GTCACTGGAAGCAAGAAATGGGCAAGATGGTGGCCAAGCCCGCTATCACTTTAGACCTTCCTGACCCGTTTGCCGAGACTGCAGCCATACATTTCAATGAACTCTTCAAAAGATATGGTTCGCCTATTGTCGTATTGAATTTGGTCAAACAGAAAGAAAGGAAACCACAGGAAAGTTTGTTGAGTGAAGTCCTGAGTAACACTATAAAGTACCTGAACCAATTTTTGTCGGTGGAGAACCAGATCGTTTACAAAACGTTTGATATGGCAAGAAAAAATAAGGGAACAGctaatgtgatgaaatatttggcGGATATCGCTACCAATGCAGTTATGAAAACCGGTATATTTCACAATCAACCAAAATATTATTCTCAGAAACCTAACACGATAGTAGGACAGCACAAGGAGGACGATTATGTCAGCTTACAAACTGGAATAATAAGAACAAATTGTGTTGATTGTTTGGATAGAACTAACACAGCCCAGTTCGCAATAGGAAAGTGCGTTTTAGGCTATCAACTTTGTGCCTTGGGCATTTTAGATTCTCCGAAACTTGAATTTGATACTGACTGTGTGAGGATGTTGGAATGTCTATATGAAGATCATGGGGATACACTGGCACTTCAATACGGAGGCTCTCAGTTGGTTCACAGAATCAAAACTTATAG AAAGACTGCCCCTTGGACATCACAAGGCAATGATATCATGCAGACCCTAAGCCGTTACTACAGCAACACATTCTCCGATGCCGAAAAACAAAACACCATCAACATCTTTTTGGGTATCTTCGTACCAGACGAGAACAAGCCGCAAATTTGGGAATACCAAAACGACTACTATTTCCACCACAAACCCAACGTTTATACAGATAAATCTCTCAGTCAGTGGTGGGACAAAGATGTGGTAGATTGCTTACCGTATTCCTATAACGACTCAACAAAATCCTGTTATGAAATCATCCAGGTACACTCCAAAGATGTCGAAATGATTGATGCCTATGTCGACTACCACAGACCAAACGAATTGAGCGTTCTGAGCGAAGTTTTCGCTTTTCAGATAAGTCACTCGTTTAAGGATTTCATGCCTAATTTTACTACAGATTACAGTCCGTTTAGTATTAGGATCAGACCTGTGAGAAAGAGGGATGATATTTCTTCGAAAGGCAATATGATAAAGAATCCATCTGTTTCTGGACAGAGCTCCACCAGCTCTGCTGCTTCTAGTACCAG TTCCAGTGAAGAAGATTCGGCTGCCGATGATGATTGTTTCCATGAAAGCTCAATGACCGGATCAAAAACTTCCGACTCGCAACCTTTAACATTCAAATCTCTTTTCCCAACAATGAAAGAAGTGTACGGAACTGAATTGAGCAGCCCCAAAGAAGAGGATTTACTCGCTTATAAACG ATATGTCTTGATCGGAAAGAAAGCTAATGGaactgttgttaaaaatttcacGCCTGTTTCCTTCAATTTAAGACCTTGTAAACCCTCCGAAGAATCCTCAAGAAGCGTTGCGGTCCCTACGGTGAAAAAGCAATCCATTGAAATATACGAGAGATATATAGCGACTGCCTTAAATGGGGGATTTACTCCGTCCAATTCAGATCTTGAGATTTATAAAAAATACACTTTGTACAAATGA
- the LOC123685423 gene encoding SET and MYND domain-containing protein 4-like, whose product MAFYVNDPIFQQVSKIPNIVGKINFILEFQSKYIDNPGKHIIKDRKNNKQSSDLRIKGNELFISKKYEGALEMYTYSIAQAEDKSENLGLAYANRSAVLFRLEFYEECVKDIERALENNYPDALKPKINERKEKALSLKAKQKKIQYYQPMPSINVNDRNPVIECASNCVEIKNDLKQGRCIIATRDIQIGEIIAVESPTYSILMDAKWCHCHHCLKLCYNLLPCNSCTKALFCSSICKYDSISYHRYECPILATIESLNHHFLIPLRIGITMRDQYKNFEAGIEESGSVYKSRRYKEIHNLITNEVNRSPENLFEGALHTAMCYTILRDHTDFFESDEDYKDTFVELIFQHLQTMTCNFHEIVELCPNSDGTYKLINIGVGAYNFMSLFNHSCIPNVDKTFHGISFCMTAVKTIRKGEQVFDTYGYYFTNDPKSVRQYNLKQNYYFDCHCLACEYNWETRNKWNPSDDEYRFLLLPLRNHLIEVERGNLSIAKKFRTEVIDFMKKIENEMEENKLLYVFHNLQFILMACNRCFGNIRRSLA is encoded by the exons ATGGCTTTTTATGTTAATGATCCAATATTCCAACAAGTGTCAAAAATACCTAATATTGttggaaaaataaatttcatactcgaatttcaatcgaaatatattgataaTCCAGGAAAACATATTATCAAAGATCGCAAAAATAACAAGCAGTCTTCAGATCTGAGGATTAAAGGAAACGAAttgtttatttcgaaaaaatatgaagGAGCTTTGGAAATGTACACCTACAGCATTGCTCAAGCTGAAGATAAATCAGAGAATTTAGGCTTAGCATATGCAAACAGATCTGCGGTTTTATTCAGGCTTGAATTTTATGAAGAATGTGTGAAG GATATTGAAAGAgctcttgaaaataattatccagACGCCTTGAAACCCAAAATCAATGAAAGGAAAGAAAAAGCACTGAGTCTTAAGgccaaacagaaaaaaatacaatattatcaGCCAATGCCATCAATTAATGTCAATGATAGGAATCCAGTCATTGAGTGTGCCTCAAATtgtgttgaaataaaaaatgatttaaaaCAGGGTAGATGCATAATTGCTACAAGAGATATTCAGATTGGTGAAATAATTGCTGTGGAAAGTCCAACTTACAGTATTTTGATGGATGCAAAGTGGTGCCATTGTCATCATTGTTTGAAGTTGTGTTACAATCTGTTACCTTGCAATTCTTGCACCAAAGCTTTGTTTTGTAGTTCAATTTGCAAATATGATTCTATTTCATACCACAGATATGAATGTCCAATTTTAGCCACAATTGAAAGTTTGAATCATCATTTTCTTATTCCTTTACGTATAGGAATAACTATGAGGGATCAGTATAAAAATTTCGAGGCAGGAATTGAAGAATCTGGAAGTGTATACAAATCTAGAAGGTACAAAGAAATTCATAACTTGATTACAAATGAAGTGAACCGTTCGCCCGAAAATCTATTTGAAGGAGCTCTTCACACTGCTATGTGTTATACAATACTTCGAGATCATACTGATTTCTTCGAAAGTGATGAGGATTATAAAGACACTTTTGTGGAGTTAATATTTCAACATCTTCAAACTATGACCtgcaattttcatgaaatagttgAACTATGTCCGAATTCCGATGGAACTTATAAATTGATTAATATAGGTGTTGGTGCTTATAATTTTATGAGCCTTTTCAATCATTCATGCATTCCAAATGTTGATAAAACCTTCCATGGTATTTCTTTTTGTATGACAGCAGTTAAAACTATCAGAAAAGGTGAACAAGTTTTTGACACTTACGG TTATTATTTTACTAATGATCCGAAATCAGTGCGTCAATATAATCTAAAACAAAACTATTACTTTGATTGCCATTGCCTAGCATGTGAATACAATTGGGAAACTAGGAACAAGTGGAATCCAAGTGACGATGAATATAGATTTCTTCTATTACCTCTGAGAAATCATTTAATTGAAGTTGAGCGAGGAAATCTGTCAATTGCAAAAAAATTCCGTACTGAGGTTAtagatttcatgaaaaaaatcgaaaatgaaatggaaGAGAATAAACTGCTTTATGTTTTCCATAATCTGCAATTTATATTGATGGCTTGTAATAGATGTTTTGGAAATATAAGGAGGTCCCTTGCTTAA
- the LOC123685422 gene encoding polyphosphoinositide phosphatase isoform X1: protein MKKTNVHFHPIISCIQKIALYETKSKFYLVGSNNTQTRFRVIKIDRTEPKELIVYDDKVEYTAQEIHNLINMILAGNRNNTTSKGSPKIISAFGIAGFIRFLEGYYIVLITKRRKVAVVGMHTLYKIEDTNMIYIPHESIRVIHPEEPRYVKMFQSIDLASNFYFSYSYDLTHSLQHNLATPKQFIPNNVSNEDPKNTTVEQKNKFNISLDCNNGIESYGVRTRPFRKFVWNNHLLSLVEAELHPDWLLYIIHGFIGQSSINVFGRAIYVTLIARRSSRYAGTRFLKRGANFQGDVANEVETEQMVHDSGVSSLSDGHFTSFVQMRGSIPGHWKQEMGKMVAKPAITLDLPDPFAETAAIHFNELFKRYGSPIVVLNLVKQKERKPQESLLSEVLSNTIKYLNQFLSVENQIVYKTFDMARKNKGTANVMKYLADIATNAVMKTGIFHNQPKYYSQKPNTIVGQHKEDDYVSLQTGIIRTNCVDCLDRTNTAQFAIGKCVLGYQLCALGILDSPKLEFDTDCVRMLECLYEDHGDTLALQYGGSQLVHRIKTYRKTAPWTSQGNDIMQTLSRYYSNTFSDAEKQNTINIFLGIFVPDENKPQIWEYQNDYYFHHKPNVYTDKSLSQWWDKDVVDCLPYSYNDSTKSCYEIIQVHSKDVEMIDAYVDYHRPNELSVLSEVFAFQISHSFKDFMPNFTTDYSPFSIRIRPVRKRDDISSKGNMIKNPSVSGQSSTSSAASSTSSSEEDSAADDDCFHESSMTGSKTSDSQPLTFKSLFPTMKEVYGTELSSPKEEDLLAYKRYVLIGKKANGTVVKNFTPVSFNLRPCKPSEESSRSVAVPTVKKQSIEIYERYIATALNGGFTPSNSDLEIYKKYTLYK, encoded by the exons atgaagaaaacaaATGTACATTTTCATCCTATTATAAGTTGCATTCAAAAAATAGCTTTATATGAAACCAAATCG aaattttatctTGTGGGGTCCAATAATACCCAAACAAGATTCAGAGTCATTAAGATTGACCGAACAGAACCGAAAGAACTTATAGTTTATGATGATAAAGTAGAATACACTGCACAAGAAATCCACAATTTAATAAATATGATTCTAgcaggaaacagaaataatactACCAGTAAAGGTTcaccaaaaataatttcagcCTTTGGAATAGCAG GTTTTATCAGATTTTTAGAAGGCTATTACATCGTTTTGATTACAAAACGAAGGAAAGTAGCTGTTGTAGGGATGCATACTTTGTATAAAATAGAAGATACTAACATGATATACATTCCTCATGAATCAATTAGAGTCATACATCCAGAAGAACCAAGATATGTTAAAATGTTTCAGAGCATTGATCTTGCTAGTAATTTCTATTTTAG ttatagttatgatctaacGCACAGCCTTCAACATAACCTTGCAACACCAAAACAGTTTATACCTAACAATGTTTCCAACGAAGATCCTAAAAATACTACCGTGGAacagaaaaacaaatttaataTATCTTTAGATTGTAATAACGGTATAGAAAGCTACGGTGTTCGTACAAGacctttcagaaaatttgtatGGAACAATCATCTTTTGAGTTTAGTGGAAGCTGAGCTTCATCCCGATTGGCTTCTCTATATTATACATGGTTTCATTGGCCAATCATCAATCAATGTATTTGGAAGAGCTATATATGTGACTTTAATAGCTCGCAGATCATCCAGATACGCCGGAACGAGATTCTTAAAGAGGGGTGCAAATTTCCAAGGAGATGTTGCAAATGAAGTCGAGACAGAGCAGATGGTCCACGATTCGGGAGTCTCTTCTTTGTCAGATGGTCACTTCACTTCTTTTGTGCAGATGAGAGGTTCAATTCCAG GTCACTGGAAGCAAGAAATGGGCAAGATGGTGGCCAAGCCCGCTATCACTTTAGACCTTCCTGACCCGTTTGCCGAGACTGCAGCCATACATTTCAATGAACTCTTCAAAAGATATGGTTCGCCTATTGTCGTATTGAATTTGGTCAAACAGAAAGAAAGGAAACCACAGGAAAGTTTGTTGAGTGAAGTCCTGAGTAACACTATAAAGTACCTGAACCAATTTTTGTCGGTGGAGAACCAGATCGTTTACAAAACGTTTGATATGGCAAGAAAAAATAAGGGAACAGctaatgtgatgaaatatttggcGGATATCGCTACCAATGCAGTTATGAAAACCGGTATATTTCACAATCAACCAAAATATTATTCTCAGAAACCTAACACGATAGTAGGACAGCACAAGGAGGACGATTATGTCAGCTTACAAACTGGAATAATAAGAACAAATTGTGTTGATTGTTTGGATAGAACTAACACAGCCCAGTTCGCAATAGGAAAGTGCGTTTTAGGCTATCAACTTTGTGCCTTGGGCATTTTAGATTCTCCGAAACTTGAATTTGATACTGACTGTGTGAGGATGTTGGAATGTCTATATGAAGATCATGGGGATACACTGGCACTTCAATACGGAGGCTCTCAGTTGGTTCACAGAATCAAAACTTATAG AAAGACTGCCCCTTGGACATCACAAGGCAATGATATCATGCAGACCCTAAGCCGTTACTACAGCAACACATTCTCCGATGCCGAAAAACAAAACACCATCAACATCTTTTTGGGTATCTTCGTACCAGACGAGAACAAGCCGCAAATTTGGGAATACCAAAACGACTACTATTTCCACCACAAACCCAACGTTTATACAGATAAATCTCTCAGTCAGTGGTGGGACAAAGATGTGGTAGATTGCTTACCGTATTCCTATAACGACTCAACAAAATCCTGTTATGAAATCATCCAGGTACACTCCAAAGATGTCGAAATGATTGATGCCTATGTCGACTACCACAGACCAAACGAATTGAGCGTTCTGAGCGAAGTTTTCGCTTTTCAGATAAGTCACTCGTTTAAGGATTTCATGCCTAATTTTACTACAGATTACAGTCCGTTTAGTATTAGGATCAGACCTGTGAGAAAGAGGGATGATATTTCTTCGAAAGGCAATATGATAAAGAATCCATCTGTTTCTGGACAGAGCTCCACCAGCTCTGCTGCTTCTAGTACCAG TTCCAGTGAAGAAGATTCGGCTGCCGATGATGATTGTTTCCATGAAAGCTCAATGACCGGATCAAAAACTTCCGACTCGCAACCTTTAACATTCAAATCTCTTTTCCCAACAATGAAAGAAGTGTACGGAACTGAATTGAGCAGCCCCAAAGAAGAGGATTTACTCGCTTATAAACG ATATGTCTTGATCGGAAAGAAAGCTAATGGaactgttgttaaaaatttcacGCCTGTTTCCTTCAATTTAAGACCTTGTAAACCCTCCGAAGAATCCTCAAGAAGCGTTGCGGTCCCTACGGTGAAAAAGCAATCCATTGAAATATACGAGAGATATATAGCGACTGCCTTAAATGGGGGATTTACTCCGTCCAATTCAGATCTTGAGATTTATAAAAAATACACTTTGTACAAATGA